A DNA window from Corynebacterium ciconiae DSM 44920 contains the following coding sequences:
- a CDS encoding NAD(P)/FAD-dependent oxidoreductase → MSDQPFRPESGRHHVVIIGSGFGGIFAAQRLKDADVDVTIIDRTNHHLFQPLLYQVATGLLSSGEIAPANRQVLKNQDNINIVKGEVTDVNAEEQTVTAELGDIKRVYSYDSLIVAAGAGQSYFGNEHFAEFAPGMKSIDDALEIRARIIGAFERAELATDPAERERYLTFVVVGAGPTGVELAGQLAEMAHRTLAGRYTNINPANARILLLDGAPQVLPPFGKRLGRKAQRQLEKLGVSVRLNSMVTNVDAESVTYKNMQDDTETTIPSYCKIWSAGVQASPLGKLIAAQTGAEVDRAGRVLVNEDLTPGESKNIFVVGDMMNCNNLPGVAQVAIQAGEYAADVIAAEQGTIAAREPFEYYDKGSMATVSRFSAVVKMGRIEVTGFIGWVLWLAVHVMFLVGFRNRFVAAMSWGLNVLSRARWQITTTRQQLHGRNGLNKLAELSAEDGLSVEAAETRRYSLDEKKLEQLEKGN, encoded by the coding sequence ATGTCTGACCAGCCCTTCCGCCCAGAGAGCGGCCGCCACCACGTGGTGATTATCGGCTCCGGCTTCGGCGGCATTTTCGCTGCTCAGCGCCTCAAAGACGCCGATGTTGATGTCACTATCATCGACCGCACCAACCACCACCTCTTCCAGCCGCTGCTGTATCAGGTGGCCACCGGCCTGCTTTCTTCTGGCGAGATCGCCCCTGCCAACCGCCAGGTGCTGAAGAATCAGGACAATATCAACATCGTCAAGGGCGAGGTCACTGATGTCAACGCCGAGGAGCAGACGGTGACCGCCGAGCTCGGCGACATCAAGCGGGTCTATAGCTACGACTCCCTCATTGTCGCCGCCGGTGCCGGCCAGTCCTACTTCGGTAACGAGCACTTCGCAGAGTTCGCACCGGGCATGAAGTCCATCGACGACGCCCTCGAAATCCGCGCCCGCATCATCGGCGCCTTCGAGCGCGCCGAGCTGGCCACCGACCCGGCCGAGCGCGAGCGTTATCTCACCTTCGTCGTCGTCGGCGCCGGCCCCACCGGCGTGGAGCTCGCAGGCCAGCTCGCCGAGATGGCTCACCGCACCCTCGCGGGCCGCTACACCAACATCAACCCGGCCAACGCCCGCATTTTGCTTCTCGACGGCGCCCCGCAGGTGCTGCCGCCCTTCGGCAAGCGGTTGGGCCGCAAGGCGCAGCGACAGCTGGAGAAGCTTGGTGTGTCCGTGCGCCTGAACTCCATGGTCACCAATGTGGATGCCGAATCCGTCACCTACAAGAACATGCAGGATGACACCGAGACCACCATCCCGTCTTACTGCAAGATCTGGTCCGCCGGCGTCCAGGCCTCCCCGCTGGGCAAGCTGATTGCCGCCCAAACCGGAGCCGAGGTCGACCGTGCCGGCCGTGTGCTGGTCAATGAGGACCTCACCCCGGGTGAGAGCAAGAACATCTTCGTCGTCGGCGACATGATGAACTGCAACAACCTGCCCGGCGTGGCCCAGGTGGCCATCCAGGCCGGTGAATATGCCGCCGATGTGATCGCCGCAGAACAGGGCACCATCGCCGCCCGCGAGCCCTTCGAATACTACGACAAGGGCTCGATGGCCACTGTCTCTCGCTTCTCCGCTGTGGTGAAGATGGGCCGCATTGAGGTCACCGGCTTCATCGGTTGGGTGCTGTGGCTTGCCGTGCACGTGATGTTCTTGGTGGGCTTCCGCAACCGATTCGTGGCTGCGATGTCCTGGGGCCTGAACGTGCTCTCCCGCGCTCGCTGGCAGATCACCACCACCCGCCAGCAGCTGCACGGCCGCAATGGTTTGAACAAGCTGGCTGAGCTTAGCGCCGAAGACGGCCTGTCTGTGGAGGCTGCGGAAACCCGCCGCTACTCCCTCGACGAAAAGAAGCTGGAACAGCTGGAGAAGGGCAACTAA
- a CDS encoding class I SAM-dependent methyltransferase: MPRYKASHLAHVDAQRWPGVATVPVAWSDRFASWRLRRVEAHFARALADVGLTVGTSLEDADVVVDHEELFYRLSDGGWLGLAESFMAGEWRARDLGAVLSALLATTFGPPRRLPPRGAYEGGELPAALSEFTSTDSIHDGGGMFASGVATTERVTRKSYTHTSRPKAEAPHHFVDDTRISAPAAVDRADLVDAQNRAIDCLLDAAHVGGGRDVLEYPLSRGAMAIRAAQRGASVDALSPDPDFVAAVDGSVQLAGVSDSVYIHTIDHPIATREDWRSRYESIVSLDKLVPMGGDGQRDFFRAIDRMLSVGGFAAIQTLAEGPNFSAVTKQALAVERAYIWPAMDYPSVEELHKTVDRDTSLRIIGEMHFASHYAQVAALQGELFDANSRDAAAAGFDVTFRRLWRFHLALQQALLEQMHLDALQLRLTSRSRAGRAGER; this comes from the coding sequence ATGCCCCGTTATAAGGCCAGCCACTTAGCGCATGTTGATGCGCAACGGTGGCCGGGAGTGGCCACCGTGCCGGTCGCGTGGAGCGACCGCTTCGCCTCGTGGCGGCTGCGGCGCGTAGAGGCCCACTTTGCGCGGGCCCTCGCTGACGTCGGTCTGACAGTGGGCACCTCTCTCGAGGATGCCGACGTGGTGGTGGACCACGAGGAGCTGTTCTACCGGCTATCCGATGGTGGCTGGCTGGGTCTGGCGGAAAGCTTTATGGCAGGGGAGTGGCGCGCCCGTGATCTAGGTGCGGTGCTCAGTGCCCTGCTGGCCACCACCTTCGGTCCGCCGCGCCGGCTACCACCTCGGGGAGCTTACGAGGGTGGGGAACTGCCCGCAGCACTTAGTGAGTTCACCTCCACCGATAGCATTCACGATGGCGGCGGCATGTTCGCCTCGGGCGTGGCCACCACCGAGCGGGTGACGCGTAAAAGCTACACCCACACCTCGCGGCCGAAGGCCGAGGCCCCGCATCACTTTGTGGACGATACGCGTATCTCCGCCCCTGCGGCAGTAGATCGCGCCGATCTGGTGGACGCACAAAACCGGGCCATTGATTGTTTGCTGGACGCCGCTCACGTGGGCGGGGGCCGCGATGTGCTGGAATATCCCCTCTCGCGCGGCGCCATGGCCATTCGGGCCGCCCAGCGCGGGGCAAGTGTAGACGCACTGAGTCCCGACCCTGATTTTGTGGCCGCGGTAGATGGAAGCGTGCAGCTTGCCGGGGTATCTGATTCCGTCTACATCCACACCATCGATCACCCCATTGCCACCCGCGAGGATTGGCGGTCTCGCTATGAATCGATCGTGAGCTTGGACAAGCTCGTGCCTATGGGCGGGGACGGACAGCGGGACTTCTTCCGCGCTATTGACCGCATGCTCTCAGTGGGAGGTTTCGCCGCAATCCAGACCCTCGCCGAGGGGCCTAATTTCTCCGCTGTCACCAAGCAGGCACTCGCCGTGGAACGCGCCTATATTTGGCCCGCCATGGATTATCCGAGCGTCGAGGAGCTGCACAAGACAGTGGATCGCGATACCTCCTTGCGCATTATTGGCGAGATGCACTTCGCCTCCCACTATGCGCAGGTTGCGGCTTTACAGGGGGAGCTTTTCGACGCCAACTCGCGCGATGCTGCCGCCGCCGGCTTCGATGTGACCTTTAGGAGGCTGTGGCGCTTCCATCTTGCGCTGCAGCAGGCCCTGCTAGAGCAGATGCATCTTGATGCCCTGCAGCTGCGTCTGACCTCCCGCAGTCGAGCTGGCCGCGCCGGTGAGAGATAA
- a CDS encoding YceI family protein — protein sequence MNTPAPKGANKAIVVGAVVVIVVLTLLAVAPVVYKAVMNSGVQTGGIATEQASAATTDVNGEWSVVPSAEGNTTSVGYTFDEILPGERRSTSGSTRAVTGSATVSEDTVQPGAEMVADLTQVETDQQRRDVNVRRKLLETELYPEARFRLTEPADLSEVPDDGTAATVELTGEFTIKGVSNPISATFDVLRSGDAIILAGTIPFNREDFGVKTPDFVAAKIAEDGELNIRISMQKDD from the coding sequence ATGAATACTCCGGCTCCCAAAGGGGCTAATAAGGCCATCGTCGTCGGCGCCGTCGTAGTCATCGTTGTCCTCACGCTGCTTGCGGTCGCTCCCGTGGTGTACAAGGCCGTGATGAACTCCGGCGTGCAGACAGGGGGCATCGCCACCGAGCAGGCCAGTGCGGCCACCACCGATGTCAACGGCGAATGGTCGGTAGTTCCCAGCGCCGAGGGCAACACCACCTCGGTGGGCTATACTTTCGACGAGATCCTTCCTGGTGAGCGTCGCAGCACCTCTGGATCTACCCGAGCTGTCACCGGAAGCGCCACCGTGAGCGAGGACACTGTGCAGCCAGGTGCCGAAATGGTGGCGGACCTCACTCAGGTGGAGACGGATCAGCAACGCCGCGATGTCAATGTACGCCGCAAGCTGCTGGAAACCGAGCTTTACCCCGAGGCACGGTTTAGGCTTACCGAGCCTGCGGATCTCTCGGAAGTGCCTGATGATGGAACCGCGGCCACGGTGGAGCTCACGGGAGAATTCACCATCAAGGGCGTGAGCAATCCCATCAGCGCCACCTTTGATGTTCTGCGTAGCGGAGATGCCATCATCCTGGCTGGAACCATCCCATTCAATCGCGAAGATTTTGGGGTGAAGACCCCAGACTTTGTCGCAGCCAAGATCGCCGAGGATGGCGAGCTGAATATTCGCATCAGTATGCAGAAGGACGACTAG
- a CDS encoding RNA polymerase-binding protein RbpA, which produces MADRVLRGSRMGAVSYETDRDHDLAPRRMVKYKTDSGEVFEVPFADDAELPEEWLCKNGQMGTLMEGEGVEGKPVKPPRTHWDMLCERRSMEELDELLDERIEYLRKRRRNAAKLLKQQKEEEERAKQEAGN; this is translated from the coding sequence ATGGCAGATCGCGTACTGCGCGGCAGCCGTATGGGTGCTGTGAGTTACGAAACCGATCGAGATCATGATCTCGCACCTCGGCGCATGGTCAAGTATAAGACGGACTCCGGAGAGGTCTTCGAGGTTCCCTTCGCCGATGATGCCGAACTCCCCGAGGAGTGGCTGTGCAAGAACGGCCAGATGGGCACCCTCATGGAAGGTGAGGGTGTCGAGGGCAAGCCGGTGAAGCCGCCGCGCACCCACTGGGACATGCTCTGCGAACGCCGCAGCATGGAGGAACTCGATGAGCTGCTGGACGAGCGCATCGAGTATCTGCGTAAGCGTCGCCGTAATGCCGCGAAGCTGTTGAAGCAGCAAAAGGAAGAGGAAGAGCGCGCCAAGCAGGAGGCAGGCAACTAG
- a CDS encoding polyprenol monophosphomannose synthase produces the protein MTKPSEKTLVIIPTYNERENTPLITARIRQATPDVDILIVDDNSPDGTGEVADELAAKDNHIHVCHRKAKEGLLGAYIEGFNWGLERDYTVLCEMDADGSHAPEQLHQLLDAVDEGADLVIGSRYIPGARVVNWPKKRYVLSKGGNIYISLALGAGLSDMTAGYRAYRREVLEAIDFKELSNAGYIFQVDLAFRAVQAGFDVQEVPITFTEREIGESKLDGSFVTSSLSQVTLWGLKHRADQARELYNQTSRQLKYEIKRHKTRPKFHN, from the coding sequence GTGACTAAGCCGAGTGAGAAGACCCTGGTCATTATCCCGACCTACAACGAGCGCGAGAACACCCCGCTGATCACCGCTCGCATCCGCCAGGCCACCCCGGATGTAGACATCCTCATTGTGGATGACAACAGCCCCGATGGCACCGGCGAGGTTGCCGATGAGCTCGCCGCGAAGGACAATCACATCCACGTCTGCCACCGCAAGGCCAAAGAAGGCCTGCTGGGAGCCTATATTGAGGGCTTCAATTGGGGCTTGGAGCGCGACTACACCGTGCTGTGCGAGATGGATGCCGATGGCTCCCACGCCCCCGAGCAGCTCCACCAGCTGCTCGACGCTGTCGATGAGGGCGCCGATCTGGTCATCGGCTCCCGCTACATCCCGGGCGCACGAGTGGTCAATTGGCCCAAGAAGCGTTATGTGCTGTCTAAGGGTGGAAATATCTACATTTCGCTCGCTCTCGGTGCAGGCTTGAGCGATATGACAGCAGGCTATCGCGCTTATCGACGCGAAGTCCTCGAAGCTATCGACTTCAAGGAACTATCAAACGCCGGCTACATCTTCCAGGTCGATCTCGCCTTCCGGGCCGTCCAGGCCGGTTTCGATGTCCAGGAAGTTCCAATCACCTTCACCGAGCGGGAGATCGGCGAGTCCAAGCTCGACGGCAGCTTCGTCACCAGCTCGCTTTCGCAGGTCACCCTGTGGGGGCTCAAGCACCGCGCCGATCAGGCACGGGAGCTGTATAACCAAACCTCCCGGCAGCTGAAGTACGAGATCAAGCGCCACAAGACTCGACCGAAGTTCCACAACTAG
- the lnt gene encoding apolipoprotein N-acyltransferase, whose product MPILARLACAAISGLLLYLSFEPHGIWLAGIASFTLLYAALRPWTRPVNHRLGVGGGLLVGATHALCAYALLLPWVGEFVGAEPYIALAVVNTLYILLFASIAPRLGPVAFSLWYVAVEWLHSTWPFGGFAWVRVAWGQINGPLSALAPVGGPALISAATVGIGASLAAVVMHARRSGVLTLATIAAVVLAGTLYSSSLHNTKPIGEVTVAAVQGNVPRMGLDFNAQREAVLNNHVAETERIDQDVDIVVWPENASDVNPFANAHARDRIDRAAEQVNAPILVGTITRDAAGPRNTMVVFNEDGTVGEHHHKKYLQPFGEYMPYRDFFRHFSDYVDMAGNFVPGAGSGVVHMDGIAVGVSTCYEVAFDQAGRDAIAAGAEILTTPTNNATFGFTDMTYQQLAMSRLRAKELDRAVVVAATSGVSALVNPRGEVLEQTEIFTHDHLVDTLPLRNSRTIAADHGGQIEAGLTIMGVLAAAACIVRGRRARRQPREEAPSHPHGADASTNNGK is encoded by the coding sequence ATGCCGATACTTGCTCGCCTAGCCTGCGCAGCCATCTCTGGGCTGCTGCTATATCTCTCCTTTGAACCCCACGGCATATGGCTTGCTGGTATCGCCAGCTTCACGCTGCTCTATGCTGCGCTTCGCCCGTGGACCCGGCCCGTCAACCACCGCCTCGGCGTGGGCGGGGGACTGCTGGTGGGCGCCACCCATGCCCTGTGTGCCTATGCTTTGCTGCTGCCGTGGGTGGGCGAATTTGTTGGCGCCGAGCCCTATATCGCGCTCGCCGTGGTCAATACGCTCTACATACTGCTCTTCGCCAGCATCGCCCCGCGTCTAGGACCGGTGGCGTTTAGCCTGTGGTACGTAGCCGTGGAGTGGCTGCACTCCACCTGGCCTTTCGGCGGCTTCGCTTGGGTGCGCGTGGCTTGGGGACAAATCAACGGCCCACTGAGCGCGCTCGCCCCCGTGGGCGGGCCCGCACTGATCTCCGCCGCCACCGTCGGCATTGGGGCGAGCCTCGCCGCTGTTGTGATGCACGCGCGGCGATCAGGTGTGCTCACGCTCGCCACGATCGCCGCTGTGGTGCTAGCGGGCACGCTGTATAGCTCCTCGCTACACAACACCAAGCCCATAGGGGAGGTGACGGTGGCCGCCGTGCAGGGCAATGTGCCGCGCATGGGTTTAGATTTCAACGCTCAGCGTGAAGCGGTGCTGAATAATCACGTCGCTGAGACCGAACGCATCGATCAAGACGTGGACATTGTGGTGTGGCCCGAAAACGCCTCCGATGTCAATCCCTTCGCCAACGCCCACGCGAGAGACCGCATCGACCGCGCCGCAGAGCAGGTGAACGCGCCTATCTTGGTGGGCACCATCACCCGCGACGCGGCAGGTCCTCGCAACACCATGGTGGTGTTCAACGAGGACGGCACCGTGGGCGAGCACCACCACAAGAAATACCTGCAGCCCTTCGGCGAATACATGCCCTACCGGGATTTCTTCCGACACTTCTCCGACTATGTCGATATGGCCGGCAACTTCGTGCCCGGCGCCGGCTCGGGAGTGGTGCACATGGACGGCATCGCCGTTGGCGTGTCCACCTGCTACGAGGTGGCCTTCGATCAGGCGGGCCGCGATGCGATAGCCGCCGGCGCGGAGATACTCACCACCCCAACGAACAACGCCACCTTCGGCTTTACCGACATGACCTATCAGCAATTAGCCATGAGCCGGCTGCGCGCCAAGGAACTAGATAGGGCAGTGGTGGTTGCCGCCACCTCAGGAGTGTCTGCGCTGGTCAATCCACGTGGCGAGGTGCTAGAACAGACCGAGATCTTCACCCACGATCATCTGGTGGATACGCTGCCACTACGCAACAGCCGCACCATTGCGGCGGACCATGGTGGTCAGATCGAAGCGGGACTCACTATCATGGGAGTGTTAGCCGCTGCGGCCTGTATAGTGCGGGGCCGCCGTGCGCGACGTCAGCCCCGTGAAGAGGCGCCTTCCCACCCCCATGGTGCGGATGCGTCCACTAACAATGGAAAGTAG
- a CDS encoding FxsA family protein, protein MRLGLLFPLYIIGEILAFYLVGRWIGFGWAILVLGILFVLGIVFANYEMRAIARRAATHPQSARPGQVVGDYGLLFAGLVGVALPGYITSVTGILCILPPTRAIIRRVISRTTMARLDKLSVKTFTMTQQRGTYGSFAPVIDEEEIKKWSDNVNPEDFDTPRTDSDEGSDTPDSK, encoded by the coding sequence GTGCGTTTAGGACTACTTTTCCCTCTGTACATCATCGGTGAGATCCTCGCTTTCTACCTCGTTGGCCGATGGATCGGCTTCGGCTGGGCGATCCTGGTCCTCGGCATCCTTTTTGTGCTCGGCATCGTCTTTGCCAACTATGAGATGCGCGCGATTGCGCGCCGCGCCGCCACACATCCACAGTCGGCCCGCCCAGGACAGGTGGTGGGGGATTATGGTCTCCTCTTCGCCGGCCTAGTGGGAGTGGCCCTGCCCGGCTACATCACCTCCGTCACGGGCATCCTCTGCATTCTGCCGCCCACCCGCGCCATCATTCGGCGTGTCATCTCACGCACCACTATGGCGCGGCTGGATAAGCTCAGCGTGAAAACCTTCACCATGACTCAGCAGCGCGGAACCTATGGCTCCTTCGCGCCAGTCATTGATGAGGAAGAGATCAAAAAATGGTCAGACAACGTCAATCCTGAGGACTTTGACACCCCACGCACTGACTCCGACGAGGGCAGCGACACACCCGATTCCAAGTAA
- the cobN gene encoding cobaltochelatase subunit CobN, giving the protein MILLLSTSDTDLLSAKAANAEDNVHYRYANPTGLSSERIDELIGDAEIIVARLLGGYRWWEDLITTVLAHNKPTVFVSGELAVDAELTRTSTTPAGVTTEAHTYLAEGGATNLVQLHHFLSDTVLLTGFGFQPPERMPMWGHLDHSLTEQRTGNAPRIGIIYYRAQHLAGNTDYIAELARAIQAAGAVPVPLFAASLRQASEELLDELSTMDAIITTVLAAGGKSPAGAQAGGDDDAWDVKALAALDVPIIQGIATTSPRSQWVDNEDGLTPLDVTNSVAVPEFDGRIITVPFSFKEYDDDGLISYVADKERCARLASISVNHAKLRFIPNEQKKIVLMLSAYPTKHARIGNAVGLDTPASTLRVLHALDEAGYNLGDTSQIPGFDDGNSDALMHAVIDAGGHDPEWLTEEVLRTNPLKLSKDDYCAFFSTLPSSMQEEMIEHWGQAPGEHYVNPETGELYIAGLQFGNVMLMVQPPRGFGENPVGIYHDPDLPANHHYLGVYYWLREIFGAHAIVHMGKHGNMEWLPGKTVGLSNECYPDQAIADVPLIYPFLVNDPGEGAQAKRRAHALLVDHMIPPMARAESYGDITRLEQLLDEHQNISAMDPAKLPAIRQEIWTLLQAAKMDQDLGWESRPDEDVFDDMLMHVDGWLCEIKDVAIRGGLHVLGRRSEDEELVELVAAMLRSRQLWGGASAVEGLRESLGLSEAGDETRGRVDRIEEIAVALIRNLAEHNWDPAAVDAVLSSVELPDTAKLDQLAHLLRFAAEEVVPRLAATPREITQILRALEGRFIEAGPSGSPMRGLINVLPTGRNFYAVDPKAIPSRLAWETGQLLADSLIERYQSDHDGAYPESVGLSVWGTSAMRTSGDDIAEVFALLGVRPVWDEASRRVVDLHVIPLEELGRPRIDVTVRISGFFRDAFPHVITLIDDAVQLVAGLDEPHEHNYVAAHAQADVDSGLTPRRIFGSKPGTYGAGMLELIESGNWRDDQDLAAVYTSWGGYAYGRDLPGVKADEEMKAAYRRIKVAAKNIDSAEHDIADSDDYFQYHGGMVATIRALTGENPDAVIGDSTRQETVKTRSLHEESRRVFRARVVNPRWIEAMRRHGYKGAFEMTATVDYLFGYDATTGLMDDWMYETLTDTYVKDETNREFFQQSNPWALKDIAERLLEAADRNLWEKPDQERLDLLRDTFLEMEGDIEARSDSEN; this is encoded by the coding sequence ATGATTCTGTTGCTCTCCACCTCTGATACGGACTTGCTCTCCGCCAAGGCCGCCAATGCCGAGGACAACGTTCACTACCGCTACGCCAATCCCACCGGGTTGAGCTCCGAACGGATCGACGAGCTGATCGGCGACGCCGAGATTATCGTCGCCCGCCTCCTCGGTGGCTATCGCTGGTGGGAAGACCTCATCACTACCGTGCTCGCCCACAATAAGCCCACCGTGTTCGTCTCCGGCGAGCTGGCCGTGGACGCTGAGCTCACTCGCACCTCCACCACCCCTGCTGGTGTGACCACCGAGGCCCACACCTACCTGGCGGAGGGCGGGGCGACAAACCTCGTGCAGCTGCACCACTTCCTCTCGGATACGGTGCTGCTCACTGGCTTTGGTTTTCAGCCACCGGAGCGCATGCCCATGTGGGGCCACCTTGATCATTCGCTCACCGAGCAGCGCACCGGCAATGCCCCGCGCATTGGCATCATCTACTACCGCGCCCAGCATTTGGCCGGTAATACCGATTACATCGCTGAGCTTGCCCGCGCGATTCAGGCGGCTGGGGCAGTGCCCGTGCCGCTGTTTGCTGCCTCCTTGCGCCAGGCCTCCGAAGAACTGCTTGATGAGCTCTCCACCATGGACGCGATCATCACCACCGTGCTCGCCGCTGGCGGTAAGTCCCCGGCTGGGGCACAGGCCGGCGGCGATGACGACGCCTGGGATGTTAAAGCACTCGCCGCCTTGGATGTGCCCATTATCCAGGGCATTGCCACCACCTCGCCGCGGAGTCAGTGGGTGGACAATGAGGACGGCCTCACCCCACTCGATGTGACCAACTCGGTGGCAGTGCCCGAGTTTGACGGCCGTATTATCACCGTGCCCTTTTCTTTCAAGGAATACGATGACGACGGCCTGATCTCTTATGTGGCCGATAAGGAGCGCTGCGCCCGACTGGCGTCGATCAGCGTTAACCACGCCAAGCTGCGCTTTATCCCCAATGAGCAGAAGAAGATTGTGCTCATGCTCTCGGCATATCCCACCAAGCACGCCCGTATCGGTAATGCCGTGGGACTTGACACCCCAGCCTCCACGCTACGGGTGCTGCACGCGCTCGACGAGGCCGGCTATAACCTCGGCGACACCTCCCAGATCCCCGGTTTTGACGACGGCAACTCGGATGCGCTCATGCACGCCGTGATCGACGCCGGCGGACACGACCCCGAGTGGCTCACCGAGGAGGTGCTGCGCACCAACCCGCTGAAGCTGTCGAAGGACGATTACTGTGCCTTCTTCTCCACGCTTCCTAGCTCCATGCAAGAGGAAATGATTGAGCACTGGGGCCAGGCCCCAGGCGAGCACTACGTCAATCCCGAGACTGGGGAGCTGTATATCGCCGGTTTGCAATTTGGCAACGTGATGCTCATGGTGCAGCCGCCGCGGGGCTTCGGTGAAAACCCAGTGGGTATCTACCATGACCCCGACCTGCCCGCGAACCATCATTACCTCGGCGTGTACTACTGGCTGCGCGAGATCTTCGGCGCCCACGCGATCGTGCACATGGGCAAGCACGGCAACATGGAGTGGCTTCCCGGCAAGACCGTGGGCCTGTCCAATGAGTGTTACCCCGATCAAGCCATCGCCGATGTGCCCCTGATCTATCCTTTCCTCGTCAATGACCCCGGCGAGGGCGCCCAAGCCAAGCGCCGTGCCCACGCGCTGTTGGTGGACCACATGATTCCCCCCATGGCGCGGGCGGAATCCTACGGCGATATCACCCGTCTGGAACAGCTTCTCGACGAGCACCAGAACATCTCCGCCATGGACCCGGCGAAACTTCCGGCTATTCGCCAAGAGATCTGGACGCTGCTGCAGGCCGCCAAGATGGATCAAGACCTCGGGTGGGAATCCCGCCCCGATGAGGATGTCTTCGATGACATGCTCATGCACGTCGATGGCTGGCTCTGCGAGATCAAAGACGTAGCCATCCGCGGCGGCCTGCACGTGCTTGGCCGGCGCAGCGAAGACGAGGAGCTGGTGGAGCTCGTAGCCGCCATGCTGCGCTCCCGTCAGCTGTGGGGTGGCGCCAGTGCCGTCGAGGGCCTGCGTGAAAGCCTCGGTCTCTCCGAGGCGGGCGATGAAACCCGCGGCCGCGTTGATCGCATCGAAGAAATCGCCGTGGCCCTCATCCGCAACCTGGCCGAGCACAACTGGGACCCGGCGGCAGTGGATGCTGTACTCAGCAGCGTCGAACTTCCCGATACCGCCAAGCTCGATCAGCTGGCCCATCTGCTGCGCTTCGCCGCTGAAGAAGTGGTGCCGCGCCTAGCAGCCACCCCGCGCGAGATCACCCAGATTCTGCGCGCCCTCGAGGGCCGCTTCATCGAGGCTGGCCCCTCCGGCTCGCCCATGCGCGGGCTGATCAACGTGCTGCCCACCGGCCGTAACTTCTATGCCGTGGATCCCAAGGCCATCCCGTCCCGCCTGGCGTGGGAGACCGGCCAGCTGCTGGCCGATTCCCTCATCGAGCGCTACCAATCCGACCACGATGGCGCTTACCCAGAGTCCGTAGGCCTGTCGGTGTGGGGCACCTCCGCCATGCGCACCTCAGGTGACGACATCGCAGAGGTCTTCGCCCTGCTTGGCGTGCGCCCCGTGTGGGACGAGGCTTCCAGGCGAGTAGTGGATCTGCACGTGATCCCGCTCGAAGAACTCGGCCGCCCGCGTATCGATGTCACCGTGCGTATCTCCGGTTTCTTCCGCGACGCTTTCCCCCACGTGATTACGCTGATCGACGATGCCGTGCAGCTGGTCGCCGGCCTTGATGAGCCACACGAGCACAACTACGTGGCCGCCCACGCCCAGGCCGACGTGGATTCCGGCCTGACCCCGCGTCGCATCTTCGGTTCCAAGCCCGGTACCTACGGCGCCGGAATGCTCGAGCTCATCGAATCCGGTAACTGGCGCGATGACCAAGACCTCGCCGCCGTCTACACCTCTTGGGGCGGCTACGCCTACGGCCGCGACCTGCCTGGGGTGAAGGCCGACGAGGAGATGAAAGCCGCCTACCGTCGTATCAAGGTGGCGGCGAAAAATATCGACTCCGCCGAACACGATATCGCCGACTCGGATGACTACTTCCAGTATCACGGCGGCATGGTGGCCACCATCCGTGCTCTTACCGGAGAAAACCCGGATGCAGTGATCGGCGATTCCACCCGCCAAGAAACAGTGAAAACCCGCAGCCTGCACGAGGAATCCCGGCGCGTCTTCCGCGCCCGCGTGGTCAACCCGCGCTGGATCGAGGCCATGCGCCGCCACGGCTACAAGGGCGCCTTCGAGATGACCGCCACGGTGGATTATCTCTTCGGCTATGACGCCACCACAGGGCTGATGGACGACTGGATGTATGAAACCCTCACCGATACCTACGTTAAGGATGAGACCAATCGGGAGTTCTTCCAGCAATCCAACCCCTGGGCACTCAAGGACATCGCCGAGCGGCTACTCGAGGCCGCCGACCGCAACCTCTGGGAGAAGCCAGACCAGGAACGCCTCGACCTGTTGCGCGATACCTTCCTTGAGATGGAAGGCGATATTGAGGCCCGCAGCGACTCCGAGAACTAG